From Anopheles coluzzii chromosome 3, AcolN3, whole genome shotgun sequence, the proteins below share one genomic window:
- the LOC120955732 gene encoding dynein intermediate chain 2, ciliary isoform X2: MPLKRRNTNRISSMQKIGKGEPVDNDEFDTWMKSKQLLKPDDQLDLTEAELGEEIPKLLSTENRHLPRNLVVYDFREGAFLPVPPPENTITLLEFEGTSIHKDTDEAKEQISRKGTDELNVTLDKPKETLAEDQEDTKKPDTPETGDGEEGERDEDEAEGEGEGQEQEEEVQPPPEEEAPKKKLTNQFNFCERAALTIANPSRSVDTQTIPPPRSSYGASVLQWVIYDSYIEDYAQQQREKEREKEKKPGLQRRDEKSRKDEKAKQAEEFNKRYLQACQIIERMVNQNIYDEIAQDYRYWEDPSDEFREEEGTLLPLWKFSYERTKKMCVTDLCFNTLYYDLFAVCFGTLDFMKQNAEGAVCLFTIKNPSFPDYRIATESGAMCCDIHPKYPYLIAIGLYDGNVIVYNLQVGTKEGPVYISHGVNGKHAECVWEIKWGPDMQDGEINFFSVSADGKVFNWVLMQNKLAITTIITLFLELDQVSGPDGSTLRLKGSGTCMVFHPHNQEIFLVGTEEGYIFKCSTAYSSKYLMTYHAHYLPVHRMDYNKFNSNIFASCSGDWRVKIWEDMRPEPLFIFDLGSSVGDVKWAPYSSTVFAAVTTEGKVFVFDLNVNKYKAICTQAIVSKRKNKLTRLAFNQKLPFIIVGDDKGTTITLKLSPNLRIKTKMGKKAGVVDPQLLESQKLDRLLSLVRELPEGETVKETVSTVASN, translated from the exons AATCGAATCTCCTCGATGCAGAAGATCGGCAAGGGAGAACCGGTCGACAACGATGAGTTCGACACGTGGATGAAGTCGAAGCAGCTGCTCAAGCCGGATGATCAGCTGGACCTGACCGAGGCGGAGCTGGGCGAGGAGATCCCGAAGCTGCTGTCGACCGAGAACCGCCACCTGCCGCGCAACCTGGTCGTGTACGACTTCCGGGAGGGTGCGTTCCTGCCGGTGCCACCGCCCGAGAACACGATCACGCTGCTCGAGTTCGAGGGCACCTCCATCCACAAGGACACGGACGAGGCGAAGGAGCAGATCTCGCGCAAGGGCACCGACG AGTTGAATGTCACGCTGGACAAACCGAAGGAAACTCTCGCCGAAGACCAGGAGGACACGAAAAAGCCCGACACACCGGAAACTGGTGACGGCGAAGAGGGTGAACGGGATGAAG ATGAAGCGGAAGGTGAAGGCGAAGGTCAAGAGCAGGAGGAAGAAGTACAGCCTCCGCCGGAAGAGGAAGCTCCGAAGAAGAAGCTCACGAATCAGTTCAACTTTTGTGAACGTGCCGCCTTGACGATAGCGAACCCGTCACGG TCCGTCGACACTCAAACAATACCACCGCCAAGATCATCGTACGGTGCCAGCGTGCTCCAGTGGGTGATCTACGATTCGTACATCGAGGATtacgcgcagcagcagcgcgagaAGGAACgcgagaaggagaaaaagCCCGGCCTGCAGCGGCGCGACGAGAAGAGCCGCAAGGACGAGAAGGCCAAACAGGCGGAAGAGTTTAACAAGCGCTACCTGCAGGCGTGCCAGATCATCGAGCGGATGGTGAACCAGAACATTTACGACGAGATCGCCCAGGACTATCGCTACTGGGAGGATCCGTCCGATGAGTTCCGCGAGGAGGAGGGCACACTGCTGCCGCTGTGGAAGTTTTCCTACGAGCGGACGAAGAAGATGTGCGTTACCGATCTTTGCTTCAACACGCTGTACTACGATCTGTTTGCCGTCTGCTTTGGGACAC TGGACTTTATGAAACAGAACGCTGAAGGTGCCGTTTGCTTGTTTACCATAAAAAATCCCTCCTTCCCGGACTATAGAA TCGCCACCGAAAGTGGTGCCATGTGCTGCGACATTCACCCCAAGTACCCGTACCTGATTGCGATCGGCCTGTACGATGGGAACGTGATCGTGTACAACCTGCAGGTCGGTACGAAGGAGGGCCCGGTCTACATCTCGCACGGCGTCAACGGCAAACACGCGGAGTGCGTGTGGGAGATCAAGTGGGGCCCGGACATGCAGGATGGCGAAATCAACTTTTTCTCCGTGTCGGCCGACGGGAAGGTGTTCAACTGGGTGCTGATGCAGAACAAGCTGGCCATTACCACGATCATTACGCTGTTTCTCGAGCTGGATCAGGTCAGCGGTCCCGATGGCAGTACGCTGCGGTTGAAGGGTAGCGGCACTTGCATGGTGTTCCATCCTCACAATCAAGAAATTTTCCTCGTCGGTACGGAGGAAGGATACATCTTTAAGTGCAGCACAGCGTACAGCTCGAA ATATCTAATGACGTATCATGCACACTATCTGCCGGTGCATCGGATGGATTACAACAAGTTCAATTCGAACATTTTCGCCTCCTGCAGTGGCGATTGGCGGGTGAAGATATGGGAAGATATGCGCCC TGAACCTCTTTTCATCTTCGATCTGGGCTCCTCGGTGGGCGACGTGAAGTGGGCACCGTACTCGAGCACCGTTTTCGCGGCCGTCACGACCGAGGGCAAGgtgtttgtgttcgatctgaaCGTGAACAAGTACAAAGCCATCTGTACCCAGGCGATCGTTTCGAAACGCAAGAACAAGCTTACCCGGCTGGCGTTCAACCAGAAGCTGCCGTTTATCATCGTCGGGGACGATAA AGGCACAACGATTACGCTGAAGCTTTCACCTAACCTACGCATCAAGACCAAGATGGGCAAGAAGGCGGGCGTCGTCGATCCGCAGCTGCTCGAAAGCCAGAAGCTGGACCGGTTGCTGTCGCTCGTTCGTGAGCTACCGGAAGGTGAAACGGTCAAGGAAACCGTGTCGACCGTCGCATCGAACTAA
- the LOC120955732 gene encoding dynein intermediate chain 2, ciliary isoform X3, with protein MASPASLASYDSDGSDNRISSMQKIGKGEPVDNDEFDTWMKSKQLLKPDDQLDLTEAELGEEIPKLLSTENRHLPRNLVVYDFREGAFLPVPPPENTITLLEFEGTSIHKDTDEAKEQISRKGTDDEAEGEGEGQEQEEEVQPPPEEEAPKKKLTNQFNFCERAALTIANPSRSVDTQTIPPPRSSYGASVLQWVIYDSYIEDYAQQQREKEREKEKKPGLQRRDEKSRKDEKAKQAEEFNKRYLQACQIIERMVNQNIYDEIAQDYRYWEDPSDEFREEEGTLLPLWKFSYERTKKMCVTDLCFNTLYYDLFAVCFGTLDFMKQNAEGAVCLFTIKNPSFPDYRIATESGAMCCDIHPKYPYLIAIGLYDGNVIVYNLQVGTKEGPVYISHGVNGKHAECVWEIKWGPDMQDGEINFFSVSADGKVFNWVLMQNKLAITTIITLFLELDQVSGPDGSTLRLKGSGTCMVFHPHNQEIFLVGTEEGYIFKCSTAYSSKYLMTYHAHYLPVHRMDYNKFNSNIFASCSGDWRVKIWEDMRPEPLFIFDLGSSVGDVKWAPYSSTVFAAVTTEGKVFVFDLNVNKYKAICTQAIVSKRKNKLTRLAFNQKLPFIIVGDDKGTTITLKLSPNLRIKTKMGKKAGVVDPQLLESQKLDRLLSLVRELPEGETVKETVSTVASN; from the exons ATGGCATCGCCAGCCTCTTTGGCCAGCTACGACAGTGATGGTAGCGAT AATCGAATCTCCTCGATGCAGAAGATCGGCAAGGGAGAACCGGTCGACAACGATGAGTTCGACACGTGGATGAAGTCGAAGCAGCTGCTCAAGCCGGATGATCAGCTGGACCTGACCGAGGCGGAGCTGGGCGAGGAGATCCCGAAGCTGCTGTCGACCGAGAACCGCCACCTGCCGCGCAACCTGGTCGTGTACGACTTCCGGGAGGGTGCGTTCCTGCCGGTGCCACCGCCCGAGAACACGATCACGCTGCTCGAGTTCGAGGGCACCTCCATCCACAAGGACACGGACGAGGCGAAGGAGCAGATCTCGCGCAAGGGCACCGACG ATGAAGCGGAAGGTGAAGGCGAAGGTCAAGAGCAGGAGGAAGAAGTACAGCCTCCGCCGGAAGAGGAAGCTCCGAAGAAGAAGCTCACGAATCAGTTCAACTTTTGTGAACGTGCCGCCTTGACGATAGCGAACCCGTCACGG TCCGTCGACACTCAAACAATACCACCGCCAAGATCATCGTACGGTGCCAGCGTGCTCCAGTGGGTGATCTACGATTCGTACATCGAGGATtacgcgcagcagcagcgcgagaAGGAACgcgagaaggagaaaaagCCCGGCCTGCAGCGGCGCGACGAGAAGAGCCGCAAGGACGAGAAGGCCAAACAGGCGGAAGAGTTTAACAAGCGCTACCTGCAGGCGTGCCAGATCATCGAGCGGATGGTGAACCAGAACATTTACGACGAGATCGCCCAGGACTATCGCTACTGGGAGGATCCGTCCGATGAGTTCCGCGAGGAGGAGGGCACACTGCTGCCGCTGTGGAAGTTTTCCTACGAGCGGACGAAGAAGATGTGCGTTACCGATCTTTGCTTCAACACGCTGTACTACGATCTGTTTGCCGTCTGCTTTGGGACAC TGGACTTTATGAAACAGAACGCTGAAGGTGCCGTTTGCTTGTTTACCATAAAAAATCCCTCCTTCCCGGACTATAGAA TCGCCACCGAAAGTGGTGCCATGTGCTGCGACATTCACCCCAAGTACCCGTACCTGATTGCGATCGGCCTGTACGATGGGAACGTGATCGTGTACAACCTGCAGGTCGGTACGAAGGAGGGCCCGGTCTACATCTCGCACGGCGTCAACGGCAAACACGCGGAGTGCGTGTGGGAGATCAAGTGGGGCCCGGACATGCAGGATGGCGAAATCAACTTTTTCTCCGTGTCGGCCGACGGGAAGGTGTTCAACTGGGTGCTGATGCAGAACAAGCTGGCCATTACCACGATCATTACGCTGTTTCTCGAGCTGGATCAGGTCAGCGGTCCCGATGGCAGTACGCTGCGGTTGAAGGGTAGCGGCACTTGCATGGTGTTCCATCCTCACAATCAAGAAATTTTCCTCGTCGGTACGGAGGAAGGATACATCTTTAAGTGCAGCACAGCGTACAGCTCGAA ATATCTAATGACGTATCATGCACACTATCTGCCGGTGCATCGGATGGATTACAACAAGTTCAATTCGAACATTTTCGCCTCCTGCAGTGGCGATTGGCGGGTGAAGATATGGGAAGATATGCGCCC TGAACCTCTTTTCATCTTCGATCTGGGCTCCTCGGTGGGCGACGTGAAGTGGGCACCGTACTCGAGCACCGTTTTCGCGGCCGTCACGACCGAGGGCAAGgtgtttgtgttcgatctgaaCGTGAACAAGTACAAAGCCATCTGTACCCAGGCGATCGTTTCGAAACGCAAGAACAAGCTTACCCGGCTGGCGTTCAACCAGAAGCTGCCGTTTATCATCGTCGGGGACGATAA AGGCACAACGATTACGCTGAAGCTTTCACCTAACCTACGCATCAAGACCAAGATGGGCAAGAAGGCGGGCGTCGTCGATCCGCAGCTGCTCGAAAGCCAGAAGCTGGACCGGTTGCTGTCGCTCGTTCGTGAGCTACCGGAAGGTGAAACGGTCAAGGAAACCGTGTCGACCGTCGCATCGAACTAA
- the LOC120955732 gene encoding dynein intermediate chain 2, ciliary isoform X1, whose translation MASPASLASYDSDGSDNRISSMQKIGKGEPVDNDEFDTWMKSKQLLKPDDQLDLTEAELGEEIPKLLSTENRHLPRNLVVYDFREGAFLPVPPPENTITLLEFEGTSIHKDTDEAKEQISRKGTDELNVTLDKPKETLAEDQEDTKKPDTPETGDGEEGERDEDEAEGEGEGQEQEEEVQPPPEEEAPKKKLTNQFNFCERAALTIANPSRSVDTQTIPPPRSSYGASVLQWVIYDSYIEDYAQQQREKEREKEKKPGLQRRDEKSRKDEKAKQAEEFNKRYLQACQIIERMVNQNIYDEIAQDYRYWEDPSDEFREEEGTLLPLWKFSYERTKKMCVTDLCFNTLYYDLFAVCFGTLDFMKQNAEGAVCLFTIKNPSFPDYRIATESGAMCCDIHPKYPYLIAIGLYDGNVIVYNLQVGTKEGPVYISHGVNGKHAECVWEIKWGPDMQDGEINFFSVSADGKVFNWVLMQNKLAITTIITLFLELDQVSGPDGSTLRLKGSGTCMVFHPHNQEIFLVGTEEGYIFKCSTAYSSKYLMTYHAHYLPVHRMDYNKFNSNIFASCSGDWRVKIWEDMRPEPLFIFDLGSSVGDVKWAPYSSTVFAAVTTEGKVFVFDLNVNKYKAICTQAIVSKRKNKLTRLAFNQKLPFIIVGDDKGTTITLKLSPNLRIKTKMGKKAGVVDPQLLESQKLDRLLSLVRELPEGETVKETVSTVASN comes from the exons ATGGCATCGCCAGCCTCTTTGGCCAGCTACGACAGTGATGGTAGCGAT AATCGAATCTCCTCGATGCAGAAGATCGGCAAGGGAGAACCGGTCGACAACGATGAGTTCGACACGTGGATGAAGTCGAAGCAGCTGCTCAAGCCGGATGATCAGCTGGACCTGACCGAGGCGGAGCTGGGCGAGGAGATCCCGAAGCTGCTGTCGACCGAGAACCGCCACCTGCCGCGCAACCTGGTCGTGTACGACTTCCGGGAGGGTGCGTTCCTGCCGGTGCCACCGCCCGAGAACACGATCACGCTGCTCGAGTTCGAGGGCACCTCCATCCACAAGGACACGGACGAGGCGAAGGAGCAGATCTCGCGCAAGGGCACCGACG AGTTGAATGTCACGCTGGACAAACCGAAGGAAACTCTCGCCGAAGACCAGGAGGACACGAAAAAGCCCGACACACCGGAAACTGGTGACGGCGAAGAGGGTGAACGGGATGAAG ATGAAGCGGAAGGTGAAGGCGAAGGTCAAGAGCAGGAGGAAGAAGTACAGCCTCCGCCGGAAGAGGAAGCTCCGAAGAAGAAGCTCACGAATCAGTTCAACTTTTGTGAACGTGCCGCCTTGACGATAGCGAACCCGTCACGG TCCGTCGACACTCAAACAATACCACCGCCAAGATCATCGTACGGTGCCAGCGTGCTCCAGTGGGTGATCTACGATTCGTACATCGAGGATtacgcgcagcagcagcgcgagaAGGAACgcgagaaggagaaaaagCCCGGCCTGCAGCGGCGCGACGAGAAGAGCCGCAAGGACGAGAAGGCCAAACAGGCGGAAGAGTTTAACAAGCGCTACCTGCAGGCGTGCCAGATCATCGAGCGGATGGTGAACCAGAACATTTACGACGAGATCGCCCAGGACTATCGCTACTGGGAGGATCCGTCCGATGAGTTCCGCGAGGAGGAGGGCACACTGCTGCCGCTGTGGAAGTTTTCCTACGAGCGGACGAAGAAGATGTGCGTTACCGATCTTTGCTTCAACACGCTGTACTACGATCTGTTTGCCGTCTGCTTTGGGACAC TGGACTTTATGAAACAGAACGCTGAAGGTGCCGTTTGCTTGTTTACCATAAAAAATCCCTCCTTCCCGGACTATAGAA TCGCCACCGAAAGTGGTGCCATGTGCTGCGACATTCACCCCAAGTACCCGTACCTGATTGCGATCGGCCTGTACGATGGGAACGTGATCGTGTACAACCTGCAGGTCGGTACGAAGGAGGGCCCGGTCTACATCTCGCACGGCGTCAACGGCAAACACGCGGAGTGCGTGTGGGAGATCAAGTGGGGCCCGGACATGCAGGATGGCGAAATCAACTTTTTCTCCGTGTCGGCCGACGGGAAGGTGTTCAACTGGGTGCTGATGCAGAACAAGCTGGCCATTACCACGATCATTACGCTGTTTCTCGAGCTGGATCAGGTCAGCGGTCCCGATGGCAGTACGCTGCGGTTGAAGGGTAGCGGCACTTGCATGGTGTTCCATCCTCACAATCAAGAAATTTTCCTCGTCGGTACGGAGGAAGGATACATCTTTAAGTGCAGCACAGCGTACAGCTCGAA ATATCTAATGACGTATCATGCACACTATCTGCCGGTGCATCGGATGGATTACAACAAGTTCAATTCGAACATTTTCGCCTCCTGCAGTGGCGATTGGCGGGTGAAGATATGGGAAGATATGCGCCC TGAACCTCTTTTCATCTTCGATCTGGGCTCCTCGGTGGGCGACGTGAAGTGGGCACCGTACTCGAGCACCGTTTTCGCGGCCGTCACGACCGAGGGCAAGgtgtttgtgttcgatctgaaCGTGAACAAGTACAAAGCCATCTGTACCCAGGCGATCGTTTCGAAACGCAAGAACAAGCTTACCCGGCTGGCGTTCAACCAGAAGCTGCCGTTTATCATCGTCGGGGACGATAA AGGCACAACGATTACGCTGAAGCTTTCACCTAACCTACGCATCAAGACCAAGATGGGCAAGAAGGCGGGCGTCGTCGATCCGCAGCTGCTCGAAAGCCAGAAGCTGGACCGGTTGCTGTCGCTCGTTCGTGAGCTACCGGAAGGTGAAACGGTCAAGGAAACCGTGTCGACCGTCGCATCGAACTAA